A genome region from candidate division KSB1 bacterium includes the following:
- a CDS encoding SUMF1/EgtB/PvdO family nonheme iron enzyme yields MGDEINGDYLWWARNSDNTTHPVATKKPNPWGLYDMLGNVFEWTNNWFYHYSEETVKNPTGPEFGIEKALRGGAYKAHDDRYEDLVTSATRGWTYPYAAWPSDGFRCVKPLN; encoded by the coding sequence TTGGGAGATGAAATAAACGGAGATTATTTATGGTGGGCCCGCAACAGCGACAACACCACGCACCCGGTCGCGACAAAAAAACCAAATCCATGGGGTCTATACGATATGTTGGGAAATGTTTTCGAGTGGACAAACAATTGGTTCTATCACTATTCTGAAGAAACCGTCAAAAATCCCACCGGCCCGGAATTCGGCATTGAAAAAGCTTTACGCGGAGGAGCGTACAAGGCGCATGATGATCGTTATGAAGACCTGGTGACTTCAGCAACACGCGGTTGGACCTATCCGTACGCGGCCTGGCCGTCCGACGGATTTCGATGTGTAAAACCTTTGAATTAA
- a CDS encoding formylglycine-generating enzyme family protein — translation MKNMIALLTVLKLAGHQDHFQHQKLKINKERMVNSTKKFERTAFTFYAIFILCFSAVQAQDSEIHLPGDTKMILIPAGEFIMGAEGQQEYEKPEHNVILDGFYMDATEVTQKEFERLMGRNPAFHNDDPLKPVEQVTWFDAVLFCNARSERDGLEPAYSYSRIETDREVKGRCRMLYGLKFDPSKSGYRLPTEAQWEYACRAGTQTTYFWEMK, via the coding sequence ATGAAAAACATGATCGCATTACTGACTGTACTCAAGCTTGCCGGGCATCAGGATCATTTCCAACATCAGAAATTAAAAATAAACAAGGAGAGAATGGTGAACAGCACAAAAAAGTTTGAAAGAACCGCATTCACGTTTTACGCTATTTTCATATTGTGTTTTTCAGCCGTCCAGGCACAAGACTCTGAAATTCATTTGCCGGGCGATACCAAAATGATTTTGATTCCCGCTGGTGAATTTATCATGGGAGCAGAGGGACAACAAGAATATGAAAAGCCGGAGCACAACGTCATTTTAGACGGGTTTTACATGGACGCAACCGAAGTGACCCAAAAAGAGTTTGAACGTTTAATGGGCAGAAATCCTGCTTTTCATAACGACGATCCGCTCAAGCCGGTCGAGCAGGTGACCTGGTTTGATGCAGTGCTCTTTTGCAACGCGCGCAGTGAACGCGATGGTCTGGAACCGGCATACAGCTATTCGCGCATAGAAACAGACCGTGAGGTCAAAGGTCGCTGCCGTATGCTGTATGGATTGAAATTCGATCCCTCGAAAAGTGGGTACCGGCTGCCCACCGAAGCTCAATGGGAATATGCCTGCCGGGCAGGCACGCAGACCACCTATTTTTGGGAGATGAAATAA
- a CDS encoding TraR/DksA C4-type zinc finger protein yields MNENKKQQIKSAILEQLSLIEKDIELLEEATAPIAPDNAIGRLTRMDAINNKAVAEAALVDKRATFSNLKQALTKIDAADFGQCAHCGSEIAFERLMYLPHSPYCITCASQGRR; encoded by the coding sequence ATGAACGAGAACAAGAAACAACAAATCAAAAGCGCCATTTTAGAGCAATTGTCTCTTATTGAAAAAGATATTGAATTACTCGAGGAAGCGACAGCGCCCATAGCGCCGGATAACGCCATTGGACGACTCACGCGGATGGACGCCATTAACAACAAAGCGGTGGCGGAAGCGGCGCTTGTCGACAAGCGAGCCACGTTTTCCAATCTAAAACAAGCCTTGACAAAAATTGATGCGGCCGATTTCGGTCAATGCGCTCACTGCGGCAGCGAGATTGCCTTTGAACGGTTAATGTATCTGCCGCATTCCCCCTACTGCATAACCTGCGCCTCGCAGGGCAGGCGCTGA
- a CDS encoding phosphoribosylanthranilate isomerase, protein MPLRVKICCISSIREAEIAVAHGASAVGLVGRMPGGPGPIPDERIYEIARTVPPGVSTFLLTSETDPESVIRHHRATRTDIIQLVDRLQPDSYQVLREALPAIRLVQVVHVLNEQSVTEALAAAEHADAILLDSGNPDLAVKQLGGTGRTHNWDLSREIRERVPVPVYLAGGLHPGNVKDAVQRVRPFGIDLCSGLRTNGNLDENKVENLFKQMD, encoded by the coding sequence ATGCCCCTCCGCGTCAAAATCTGCTGCATCAGCAGCATCCGTGAAGCCGAAATCGCCGTTGCGCACGGCGCGTCAGCCGTGGGACTGGTCGGGCGTATGCCCGGCGGGCCGGGCCCCATCCCGGACGAACGCATTTACGAGATTGCGCGCACAGTCCCGCCGGGCGTTTCGACGTTTCTGCTGACCTCGGAAACCGATCCCGAGTCCGTTATCCGGCATCACCGCGCCACGCGCACGGACATTATCCAGTTGGTGGACCGACTGCAACCGGACTCCTATCAAGTATTGCGTGAGGCCCTGCCCGCCATCCGACTGGTACAGGTGGTTCACGTTTTAAATGAACAATCTGTGACCGAAGCCCTGGCAGCGGCTGAACACGCGGACGCGATTTTACTGGATAGCGGCAATCCCGATCTGGCCGTCAAGCAGCTCGGCGGCACCGGCCGCACCCACAACTGGGACCTGAGCCGCGAAATCCGCGAGCGTGTACCCGTCCCGGTGTATCTGGCCGGCGGACTGCATCCCGGCAATGTCAAAGACGCAGTGCAGCGCGTGCGCCCGTTCGGCATTGACCTCTGCAGCGGTCTGCGTACAAACGGAAATCTGGACGAAAACAAAGTTGAGAATTTGTTCAAACAAATGGATTAG
- a CDS encoding Fic family protein encodes MMRVTDTIYFAAYHDRIGHKIPNLISNHDFSEGTIEFSYSTRSSAVYSANIEGNPLDLNSYMNQKRSQTKFKSKELQEIDNLIAAYELALQNELNETNFLACQALFSKTLLIKSKRETYRDEKVGVYDQNGLVYLAIEPEKVKERMNAFFQGITTLLKADLSEEATFYHASLIHLIFVHIHPFLDGNGRGARLLEKWFISQVLGEHFWKIPSEKYYWDHRPEYYENINLGVNYYELDDSGCLPFLAMLPGCLAEK; translated from the coding sequence ATGATGAGAGTCACAGACACAATCTATTTTGCTGCCTATCATGACCGCATAGGCCACAAAATCCCAAATCTGATAAGCAACCATGATTTCAGCGAGGGTACGATCGAATTCAGCTATTCGACACGATCGTCCGCCGTTTACTCTGCCAATATTGAAGGCAACCCGCTTGACCTCAATTCTTATATGAATCAAAAGCGGTCACAAACCAAATTCAAATCTAAAGAACTTCAGGAAATTGATAATCTGATCGCAGCCTATGAGCTGGCGCTGCAAAACGAGCTGAATGAAACAAACTTTTTAGCCTGCCAGGCGCTCTTTTCCAAAACACTGCTGATCAAAAGCAAAAGAGAAACATACAGAGATGAAAAAGTGGGGGTTTATGATCAAAACGGGTTGGTCTACCTGGCCATTGAACCCGAAAAGGTTAAAGAGCGGATGAATGCATTTTTTCAGGGAATAACCACTCTGCTGAAAGCAGATTTATCCGAAGAAGCGACATTTTATCATGCGTCACTCATTCATTTGATATTCGTTCATATCCACCCCTTTCTTGACGGCAATGGCCGGGGAGCGCGATTGCTGGAAAAATGGTTTATCAGTCAGGTTCTGGGAGAGCATTTCTGGAAAATTCCATCGGAAAAATACTATTGGGATCATCGGCCCGAATATTACGAAAACATCAATCTTGGTGTGAACTATTACGAACTGGATGATTCCGGCTGCCTGCCATTTCTGGCCATGCTGCCCGGTTGTCTTGCGGAAAAATAA
- a CDS encoding carboxymuconolactone decarboxylase family protein: protein MNNFHKKIYTPRTLFHDIGYLSRNLPGMLNLRRDPGINRQFVEKIMTVTTAVNGCVYCAWFHAGQAVRSGISQTEVKNLLNLQFHADASDFELPALLYAQHVAETDRHPDPDMTRNLYEYYGDQTADNIRLIIRMITFGNLYGNTWDAVISRRAVRRDHSSLLFELLFFTFNAPIALPAMLAVKAKKLIKSLRPQPQIE from the coding sequence GTGAATAATTTTCACAAAAAAATCTACACCCCCCGCACCCTCTTCCACGACATCGGCTATCTCAGCCGCAACCTCCCCGGCATGCTCAATTTGCGCCGGGATCCCGGCATCAACCGTCAATTCGTTGAAAAGATCATGACCGTGACCACGGCGGTGAACGGCTGCGTCTATTGCGCCTGGTTTCATGCCGGACAGGCGGTGCGCAGCGGCATCAGTCAAACAGAGGTCAAAAACCTGCTCAATCTGCAGTTTCACGCCGACGCCTCTGATTTTGAACTGCCGGCTCTGTTATACGCCCAGCACGTGGCGGAAACCGACCGCCATCCCGATCCGGACATGACGCGGAATCTGTATGAATACTACGGGGATCAGACCGCGGACAATATTCGGCTGATCATCAGAATGATCACGTTCGGCAATCTCTACGGCAACACCTGGGATGCCGTGATCAGCCGAAGGGCCGTCCGGCGGGACCACAGCAGTCTCCTGTTTGAACTGCTGTTTTTTACTTTTAACGCCCCCATCGCGCTTCCCGCCATGCTGGCGGTCAAGGCAAAAAAATTGATAAAATCCCTGCGGCCGCAACCGCAAATCGAATAA
- a CDS encoding NAD(P)H-dependent oxidoreductase, translating into MQISDITSSVIYAHPYDKSFNYAIYQTVLQTFVTLDIETFAHDLYKEQFNPVLTTAELGKKPTTDKLVQQYTRELMQSDILVFIHPNWWGQPPAILKGYIDRVIRPPHAYDFPEQDSGGGLPVGKLAGKTGIVFNTSNTEKDRENTYFHDPLEFIWNKCVFGFCGIDRYDRKMFRIIADSTHDERLNWLAEVREIITDNCMNYWIDAAILEKLRP; encoded by the coding sequence TTGCAGATATCTGATATAACATCAAGCGTCATTTATGCCCATCCGTATGATAAAAGCTTTAATTATGCCATCTATCAAACCGTTTTGCAGACGTTTGTCACACTCGATATTGAAACGTTTGCACATGACCTGTACAAAGAACAATTCAATCCGGTGTTAACCACAGCGGAACTCGGGAAAAAACCGACGACGGATAAATTGGTACAGCAATACACTCGAGAGCTCATGCAATCCGATATTCTGGTCTTTATTCATCCGAATTGGTGGGGACAGCCGCCCGCCATTTTAAAGGGCTATATCGACCGGGTGATCCGGCCGCCGCATGCCTATGATTTTCCGGAACAGGATTCGGGCGGCGGTCTGCCCGTCGGTAAACTGGCGGGGAAAACGGGCATTGTGTTCAACACGTCCAACACGGAAAAAGACAGAGAAAACACTTATTTTCATGACCCATTAGAGTTCATTTGGAACAAATGCGTGTTCGGATTTTGCGGAATTGACCGGTATGACAGAAAAATGTTCAGAATCATTGCAGACAGTACACACGATGAGCGCCTGAACTGGCTCGCAGAGGTCAGAGAGATTATTACGGACAACTGTATGAACTATTGGATCGATGCAGCAATCCTAGAAAAACTCAGGCCGTAA
- a CDS encoding TaqI-like C-terminal specificity domain-containing protein → MSDAKSKIAELVEKFDRNLSEYKHPKYNETQIRVEFINPFWEALGWDVNNRSGYALSFRDVIHEDDIKVGGHTKAPDYSFRIGGRRIFFLEAKKPSVDLKHNPEPAFQLRRYAYSAKLPASMLSDFEELSIYDTRLKPAITDKAHTGRMLYYTFRDYADKWDEIEAALSREAVLRGDFNRFIEDNQAKRPGAELDRDFLNSLDEWRMLLARNIALRNPDLSERELNFGVQMTLDRLIFLRMAEDRGIEPYGALQSLLNGENSYKRLVEIYHHADERYNSGLFHFDDRDGEHPDTITPGLQLDDKVLKEILKNLYYPCPYEFSQFPVEVMGHAYEQFLGKRITLTGGHRARIEEKPEVRKAGGVYYTPQYIVDYIVEHTVGELLKDKTPQQVSDLRIVDPACGSGSFLLGAFQYLMDWHLQAYQAEYKRTGTLPGRPVNGKRPRKSDPQAIFQGAEDEWYLTTAEKKRILLNTIYGVDIDANAVEVTKLSLLLKVLEHEDSETLNRQLGLWHERALPNLGDNIKCGNSLIGPDYYDNQQGNMFDEQELLRVNAFDWEAEFAHVFEQGGFDAVIGNPPYGAIFTESEKDYLLNTFQSFEYQINSFVFFLETGLKLLSKNRLLSYITPAVFLNQHYFEKIRKVILDESCINKILVLNYKVFQDADTGDTAVFIFEKSDEESFDVEFSKMSSAKAFENIKYEKVAQRTFYQNERYEFQLRSNNDLFEKAYFNSVLLGHISNCIVGIKPYQKNKGQPKQTASTVKNRIFDSDEKRDETYKQYIVGKDIDRYTLKPIAKRFISYGKWLAEPRFPAPFEREKLVLRQTSDRIRATYDSNGFYNLNNVYNIEMTDKRYNLFYVLGIINSKLMVYLYQEIVPEKGRVFAEIKKVNLIKIPIRKIDFENPKDKATHDRLVDLVQHMLDLHRRLSAARDPRTREQLQRQITTTDGQIDRLVYGLYGLTEEEVGIVENNVKKT, encoded by the coding sequence ATGTCTGACGCCAAATCTAAAATTGCCGAGCTGGTTGAGAAATTTGACCGCAATCTAAGCGAGTACAAACACCCGAAATACAACGAAACCCAGATCCGGGTGGAATTTATCAATCCGTTCTGGGAGGCGCTGGGCTGGGACGTGAACAATCGCAGCGGCTATGCCCTGTCGTTCAGGGATGTCATTCACGAGGACGACATCAAGGTGGGCGGCCACACCAAGGCGCCGGATTACTCATTCCGCATCGGCGGACGGCGTATCTTTTTCCTGGAAGCGAAAAAACCGTCCGTGGACCTGAAACACAATCCCGAACCGGCGTTTCAGCTGCGCCGCTACGCCTATTCCGCCAAACTGCCGGCGTCCATGCTGTCGGATTTTGAGGAACTGAGCATTTACGATACGCGCCTCAAACCCGCGATCACCGACAAGGCGCACACCGGCCGCATGCTGTATTATACGTTTCGCGACTATGCCGACAAATGGGACGAGATTGAAGCGGCCTTGTCCCGGGAAGCGGTGCTGCGCGGCGATTTCAACCGTTTTATCGAGGACAACCAGGCCAAACGTCCCGGCGCGGAACTGGACCGCGATTTTCTCAACAGCCTGGACGAGTGGCGCATGCTGCTGGCGCGCAATATCGCCCTGCGCAATCCGGATCTGTCGGAACGCGAGCTGAATTTCGGCGTGCAGATGACCCTGGACCGGCTCATCTTTTTGCGCATGGCCGAGGACCGCGGCATCGAGCCCTATGGCGCGCTGCAGTCGCTATTGAACGGCGAGAACAGCTATAAACGCCTGGTGGAGATTTATCATCACGCCGACGAGCGCTATAATTCCGGGTTGTTTCATTTTGACGACCGGGACGGTGAACACCCGGATACCATCACGCCCGGTCTGCAGCTGGACGACAAGGTGCTCAAAGAGATTCTCAAAAACCTGTACTATCCCTGTCCCTACGAGTTCAGTCAGTTCCCGGTCGAGGTGATGGGGCACGCCTATGAGCAGTTTTTGGGCAAGCGCATCACCCTGACCGGCGGCCACCGCGCCCGCATCGAGGAAAAACCCGAGGTGCGCAAGGCCGGCGGCGTCTATTACACACCGCAGTATATTGTCGATTATATCGTCGAGCACACCGTGGGCGAACTGCTCAAGGACAAAACCCCGCAGCAGGTCAGTGACCTGCGCATTGTCGATCCGGCCTGCGGCTCCGGATCGTTTCTGCTCGGCGCGTTTCAGTATCTCATGGACTGGCACCTGCAGGCCTATCAAGCCGAATACAAACGCACCGGAACGCTGCCGGGCCGTCCGGTGAACGGCAAACGGCCGCGCAAATCCGATCCCCAGGCCATCTTTCAGGGCGCGGAGGACGAGTGGTACCTGACCACAGCGGAGAAAAAACGCATTCTGCTGAACACGATTTACGGCGTGGACATTGACGCCAATGCCGTCGAAGTGACCAAACTCAGTCTGCTGCTCAAGGTGCTGGAGCACGAAGACAGCGAAACCCTGAACCGCCAGCTCGGACTCTGGCACGAACGCGCCCTGCCGAACCTGGGCGACAATATCAAATGCGGCAACTCGCTCATCGGCCCGGATTATTACGACAATCAACAGGGCAACATGTTTGATGAACAGGAACTGCTGCGCGTCAACGCGTTCGACTGGGAAGCGGAATTTGCACACGTGTTTGAACAGGGCGGCTTTGATGCGGTGATTGGGAATCCGCCGTATGGGGCGATTTTTACTGAATCTGAAAAGGATTATTTGTTAAACACTTTTCAGTCCTTTGAATATCAAATTAATAGTTTTGTATTTTTCCTTGAAACAGGTTTAAAATTGCTTTCAAAAAATCGTTTACTTTCATACATAACACCTGCTGTTTTTCTCAATCAACACTATTTTGAAAAAATAAGAAAAGTTATTTTGGACGAATCTTGTATCAACAAAATATTAGTTTTGAATTATAAAGTTTTTCAGGATGCAGATACGGGGGACACTGCTGTTTTCATTTTTGAAAAATCTGATGAGGAAAGTTTTGATGTCGAGTTTTCAAAAATGAGTAGCGCAAAAGCGTTTGAAAATATAAAATATGAAAAAGTTGCTCAGAGGACATTTTACCAAAATGAGAGATATGAATTTCAATTAAGATCAAATAATGATTTATTCGAAAAGGCATACTTTAATTCTGTTTTGTTAGGTCATATCTCAAATTGTATCGTTGGTATAAAACCTTATCAGAAAAATAAGGGACAGCCAAAACAGACAGCAAGTACTGTAAAAAACAGGATTTTCGATAGCGATGAAAAACGTGATGAGACATATAAACAATATATTGTTGGGAAAGATATTGATAGATATACATTGAAGCCAATTGCGAAAAGATTTATTAGTTATGGAAAATGGCTTGCCGAACCTCGTTTTCCAGCGCCATTTGAACGAGAAAAGCTTGTTCTGAGGCAAACTTCAGATAGAATTAGAGCCACATATGATTCAAATGGATTTTATAATCTGAATAATGTTTATAATATCGAAATGACTGATAAAAGATATAATCTCTTTTATGTGCTTGGCATTATCAATTCGAAATTGATGGTATATCTATATCAGGAAATCGTCCCGGAAAAAGGGCGTGTTTTTGCAGAGATAAAAAAAGTAAATCTTATCAAGATTCCCATCCGAAAAATAGATTTCGAAAATCCCAAAGACAAAGCCACCCACGACCGCCTCGTTGACCTCGTCCAGCACATGCTCGACCTGCACCGGCGCCTGTCCGCCGCCCGCGATCCGCGCACCCGCGAACAACTGCAGCGCCAAATCACCACCACGGACGGTCAGATTGATCGGTTGGTGTATGGGTTGTACGGGTTGACGGAAGAGGAGGTGGGGATTGTGGAAAATAACGTCAAAAAAACATAA
- a CDS encoding DUF4433 domain-containing protein, which yields MTHIDNLESIIKENGLWSDSERIRRNLSYNKIGYQHIKDRRMRRKVNVGRGGCLGDYVPFYFAPRSPMLYTINKGNVPDYQDGQEPIIHLVSNIDLVIFQNSQFVYTDRHAELSHAEYSNNLDAISNVRLGFCT from the coding sequence ATTACTCACATTGATAATCTGGAAAGTATTATCAAAGAAAACGGATTATGGTCGGATTCTGAACGGATCAGGCGCAATTTATCCTACAACAAAATAGGCTACCAGCACATCAAAGACAGAAGAATGCGCAGAAAAGTTAATGTTGGTCGTGGCGGTTGTCTTGGCGATTATGTTCCGTTTTATTTTGCGCCACGGTCTCCGATGCTGTACACGATTAATAAAGGAAATGTCCCGGACTATCAGGACGGACAGGAACCCATTATACACCTGGTTTCTAACATAGATCTGGTCATTTTCCAAAACAGTCAATTTGTTTACACCGACCGTCATGCAGAATTGTCGCACGCTGAATATTCCAATAACCTGGATGCAATCAGTAACGTCCGGTTAGGTTTTTGCACGTAA
- a CDS encoding DarT ssDNA thymidine ADP-ribosyltransferase family protein — protein sequence MVDFAVMKEIYWHNTPDDPDRKERRQAEFLVFRFFPWNIVTQIAVLNENIAQKVESILETSEYKPAVKLKPEWYYRF from the coding sequence ATGGTTGATTTTGCAGTCATGAAGGAAATATACTGGCATAATACCCCGGATGATCCGGATAGAAAAGAGCGGCGCCAGGCTGAATTTCTTGTTTTCAGATTTTTCCCCTGGAATATTGTAACTCAAATCGCCGTTTTGAATGAAAATATCGCACAAAAAGTCGAATCCATTTTAGAAACAAGTGAATACAAACCGGCTGTCAAATTGAAACCTGAATGGTACTATAGGTTTTAA
- a CDS encoding macro domain-containing protein: protein MITFAQGDILKADAEALVNTVNTVGVMGKGIALQFKKAYPENYNVYKKACDHGDLKPGKLLVYDRHSFTHPRYIINFPTKTHWKSKSRYEYIESGLETLKHEIKRYQIHSIAVPPLGSGLGGLDWNRVRTLITQYLEPLKDVQIFVYEPHGAPPPQSMIKQSKPPKMTHGRASLLELMRIYAVPGYDYRLSLLEIQKLMYFLQEAGVPLKLQYEKGHYGPYADNLRHVLHHIEGHFIVGFGDGQNAPDVPVQIRDESVLQTADAFLQPYNETREKIDRVKDLIEGFETPYGMELLASVHWVCTREVQSDDVDQVIDKVHQWNPRKRDLLKAKHIHAAWQRLRGESWI from the coding sequence ATGATCACATTCGCGCAAGGTGACATACTGAAAGCAGATGCTGAAGCCCTGGTCAACACGGTCAACACGGTGGGGGTAATGGGCAAAGGCATTGCTCTGCAATTTAAAAAAGCATATCCGGAGAATTACAACGTTTATAAAAAAGCCTGTGATCACGGAGATTTGAAACCCGGTAAATTACTGGTATATGATCGTCACAGTTTTACCCATCCCCGCTATATCATCAATTTTCCAACGAAAACCCACTGGAAATCAAAAAGCCGGTATGAATACATTGAATCGGGGTTGGAAACCTTGAAGCATGAAATCAAACGTTATCAAATCCATTCCATCGCCGTGCCGCCGCTCGGCAGCGGATTGGGCGGACTCGACTGGAACCGGGTCAGAACCTTGATCACACAATATCTTGAACCCTTGAAAGATGTTCAAATATTTGTTTATGAACCGCACGGAGCACCGCCACCTCAATCGATGATCAAACAATCAAAACCGCCGAAAATGACGCATGGCCGTGCTTCACTTCTTGAGTTGATGCGAATTTATGCAGTCCCCGGCTATGATTACCGTTTATCGCTGCTTGAAATTCAAAAATTGATGTATTTTTTACAGGAAGCCGGTGTTCCACTTAAACTGCAATATGAAAAGGGGCATTACGGGCCTTATGCAGATAATTTGCGACATGTTCTGCATCACATCGAAGGTCATTTCATCGTTGGTTTTGGGGATGGTCAGAACGCTCCTGATGTTCCAGTACAAATTAGAGACGAGTCTGTGCTGCAAACAGCAGATGCATTCTTACAGCCATACAATGAAACGCGCGAAAAAATTGATCGAGTCAAAGATCTGATTGAAGGGTTTGAGACGCCTTACGGCATGGAACTGCTCGCCAGTGTGCACTGGGTATGCACACGTGAGGTACAAAGTGATGATGTTGATCAGGTTATTGATAAGGTGCATCAATGGAATCCACGTAAACGAGATCTGTTAAAGGCCAAACATATTCATGCGGCATGGCAGCGGTTACGGGGTGAATCCTGGATTTAA
- a CDS encoding transposase, translating into MSNYRRYYVPGGTFFITLVTHKRKPILTSDLARTCLRRAWRIEQSRRPFKIVAFCLLPDHLHVMMTLPAHDADFSTRVRNIKLRFTRSFLKNGGDESAVTASKIRHRERGVWQRRFWEHCIRDDRDFENHLHYIHYNPVKHSLVKSAVLWPYSTFHRYVKMGWYEKD; encoded by the coding sequence ATGTCCAATTATCGAAGGTATTACGTGCCGGGCGGCACTTTTTTTATTACATTGGTCACGCACAAACGCAAACCGATTTTGACATCAGATCTCGCCCGGACCTGTCTGAGGCGGGCCTGGCGAATTGAACAATCCCGACGTCCGTTTAAAATCGTGGCTTTTTGTCTGTTGCCGGATCATCTGCATGTCATGATGACACTTCCGGCGCATGATGCGGATTTTTCAACCCGTGTTCGAAATATAAAACTGCGCTTTACCCGGTCTTTTCTCAAGAACGGCGGTGATGAGAGTGCCGTAACAGCATCGAAAATTCGTCACAGGGAACGCGGGGTGTGGCAGCGCCGGTTTTGGGAACACTGCATCCGTGATGACCGGGATTTTGAAAATCATTTGCATTATATTCATTACAATCCCGTCAAACACAGTCTTGTCAAAAGCGCTGTTTTGTGGCCGTATTCAACCTTTCACCGGTATGTAAAAATGGGTTGGTATGAAAAAGATTGA